Proteins found in one Clostridium kluyveri DSM 555 genomic segment:
- a CDS encoding DUF7007 domain-containing protein, whose product MYQQPEQSPWGKVQTCDILCPGVFLVSTASHGGTMVAKDMAAVLSPAAIKCGFRHSGFLCFEEDTQEDVALRELLDKKLWAVPDRIKDKAAFEENINKSLREHNPDYWRVRQAGLEKTPARQTVPIHNAER is encoded by the coding sequence ATGTATCAACAACCGGAACAATCGCCGTGGGGCAAGGTGCAGACCTGTGATATTCTTTGCCCCGGCGTGTTTCTTGTGAGTACCGCCAGTCATGGCGGCACAATGGTTGCAAAGGATATGGCGGCGGTGCTTTCTCCTGCCGCTATCAAGTGCGGCTTTCGTCACAGTGGTTTTCTCTGTTTTGAGGAAGATACGCAGGAAGATGTTGCCCTGCGGGAGCTTTTGGATAAAAAGCTGTGGGCGGTTCCAGACCGTATAAAAGACAAGGCCGCTTTTGAGGAAAACATCAATAAGTCGCTCCGGGAACATAACCCGGACTATTGGCGGGTACGGCAGGCTGGACTGGAAAAGACCCCGGCACGGCAGACGGTTCCTATCCACAATGCAGAACGATAA
- a CDS encoding SpoVG family protein translates to MSNEKTTAPQETEQAALPLKLDVTARLIEPKGNLVGFASLKLNDCFVIDDFKILQNDKGIFVGMPSKPDKTSKTGYRDTSRPITKEFRAELTEAVTAAYHAELEKLQTRAAAIASPEKQSIPKQLAEGSKQAAQENAARPAPVKTGKAKNAER, encoded by the coding sequence ATGAGCAACGAAAAAACAACAGCTCCGCAGGAAACAGAACAGGCGGCTTTGCCGCTGAAACTGGACGTTACCGCCCGGCTCATTGAGCCAAAGGGCAACCTTGTAGGCTTTGCCAGTCTGAAACTGAACGACTGCTTTGTGATTGACGATTTCAAGATTTTGCAGAACGACAAGGGCATTTTTGTAGGTATGCCGAGCAAGCCGGATAAGACCAGCAAGACCGGCTACCGGGATACATCCCGCCCCATCACAAAGGAATTTCGCGCCGAGCTGACCGAAGCCGTGACAGCGGCCTACCATGCAGAGCTTGAAAAGTTGCAGACCCGCGCCGCTGCCATTGCTTCCCCCGAAAAGCAGTCTATCCCGAAACAGCTTGCGGAGGGATCCAAACAGGCGGCACAGGAGAACGCCGCCCGGCCTGCTCCGGTAAAGACAGGTAAAGCCAAAAATGCAGAAAGGTAA
- a CDS encoding VirB6/TrbL-like conjugal transfer protein, CD1112 family, protein MDFLTDWINEWIKGLLVDGIMGNLSGLFENVNDQIGEIATQVGTTPGNWNPGVFSLIRQLSETVVLPIAGLVLTFVMCYELIQMLIDRNNLHDIDTWIFFKWIFKTFIAVLLLSNTFNIVMAVFDVSQSVINSAGGVIAGNTAVSPDMMDSLETQLMTMEIGPLLGLWMQSFLIKIIVVAINIVVFVIVYGRMIEIYLLTSLAPVPMATLVNREIGGMGQNYLKSLCAVGFQGLLILVCVGIYAKLVQSIAVGGDPIGAIWTVIGYTVLLCFTMFKTGSLAKSIFGAH, encoded by the coding sequence ATGGATTTTCTCACCGACTGGATTAACGAATGGATAAAGGGCCTGCTGGTGGACGGTATCATGGGCAATTTAAGCGGCCTTTTCGAGAACGTGAACGACCAGATCGGAGAGATTGCAACACAGGTGGGAACCACGCCGGGGAATTGGAACCCCGGTGTGTTCTCTCTCATACGGCAGCTTTCCGAAACGGTTGTCTTGCCGATTGCCGGACTGGTGCTTACCTTTGTCATGTGCTATGAGCTGATTCAAATGCTCATTGACCGGAATAACCTGCACGATATTGACACATGGATTTTTTTCAAGTGGATATTCAAAACCTTTATCGCAGTACTGCTTCTTTCCAACACATTCAATATCGTGATGGCGGTATTTGATGTTTCCCAAAGCGTCATAAACAGTGCAGGGGGCGTGATTGCAGGAAACACGGCGGTAAGCCCCGATATGATGGACAGCTTGGAAACCCAGCTCATGACAATGGAAATCGGCCCTCTGCTTGGCCTGTGGATGCAATCCTTTCTGATAAAGATTATTGTCGTAGCAATCAATATTGTTGTGTTTGTCATTGTGTACGGCAGAATGATTGAAATTTACCTACTCACCAGTTTAGCCCCGGTGCCAATGGCAACCTTGGTCAACAGGGAAATCGGCGGCATGGGCCAGAACTATTTAAAATCTTTGTGTGCTGTGGGTTTTCAAGGCTTGTTGATTTTGGTATGCGTGGGGATTTACGCAAAGCTGGTGCAGAGTATCGCTGTAGGCGGCGACCCCATTGGAGCCATATGGACGGTAATCGGCTATACGGTTCTCTTGTGCTTCACCATGTTCAAGACGGGAAGCCTTGCAAAATCCATCTTTGGAGCGCACTGA
- a CDS encoding Maff2 family mobile element protein has protein sequence MGFFTSAVSTLQTLVVALGAGLAVWGVINLLEGYGSDNPGAKSQGIKQLMAGGGVILLGTTLVPMLSSLF, from the coding sequence ATGGGATTTTTTACGAGTGCAGTTAGTACCTTGCAAACCCTTGTTGTAGCTCTTGGCGCGGGTCTTGCCGTGTGGGGCGTTATCAACCTTTTGGAAGGTTACGGGTCGGACAATCCGGGCGCGAAATCGCAAGGCATTAAACAGCTCATGGCCGGGGGCGGCGTTATCCTGCTGGGAACAACGCTTGTGCCTATGCTTTCCAGCCTGTTTTAA